From a single Apium graveolens cultivar Ventura chromosome 2, ASM990537v1, whole genome shotgun sequence genomic region:
- the LOC141694440 gene encoding uncharacterized protein LOC141694440 has translation MIRSPKKLQTILSGKESDEVLEPVTKEKHEHNKVSHSTERLNKTRRRTKGKGLSTKSLSELEFEELKGFMDLGFVFSEEDKNSRLAEIIPGLQRFGKEEDKIKISSVAAGASCSEQPYLSQAWEDMEYKRKAAEKLKWKISAAVDNEMDMKHQLKFWAHTVASAIK, from the coding sequence ATGATTAGGTCGCCCAAGAAGCTCCAAACAATTCTTTCTGGCAAAGAATCTGATGAGGTTCTCGAACCGGTGACCAAGGAAAAACATGAGCATAACAAAGTGAGTCATAGTACTGAGAGATTGAATAAAACAAGGAGGAGAACAAAAGGCAAGGGCTTAAGCACTAAGAGTTTGTCTGAACTCGAATTCGAGGAGCTGAAAGGGTTTATGGATTTAGGGTTCGTGTTTTCGGAAGAAGATAAAAATTCGAGGTTAGCTGAGATAATTCCAGGGTTACAAAGATTTGGAAAAGAAGAAGATAAGATTAAAATTAGTTCTGTGGCAGCTGGTGCTTCTTGTTCAGAGCAGCCCTATCTCTCACAAGCATGGGAAGATATGGAGTATAAAAGAAAAGCTGCTGAGAAGCTCAAGTGGAAGATCAGTGCAGCTGTTGATAACGAAATGGATATGAAACACCAGTTGAAATTTTGGGCCCATACTGTTGCATCCGCTATCAAATga